From Candidatus Omnitrophota bacterium, a single genomic window includes:
- the rpsR gene encoding 30S ribosomal protein S18 produces MFKKRPCRLCKDKIDKVDYKNVEFLERFISDRGRIISSRISGNCAKHQRVVSNAIKKSRAAALLPFVKVKDGLQRRRPRREE; encoded by the coding sequence ATATTCAAGAAAAGACCCTGCCGTCTCTGTAAGGACAAGATAGACAAGGTCGACTACAAGAACGTGGAGTTCCTTGAAAGATTCATCTCGGACAGAGGACGGATCATCTCTTCGAGAATAAGCGGGAACTGCGCGAAACACCAGAGGGTGGTGTCGAACGCCATAAAAAAATCCAGGGCAGCGGCGCTTTTACCGTTCGTAAAGGTCAAAGACGGGCTGCAGAGAAGAAGACCAAGGAGAGAAGAGTGA
- the rplI gene encoding 50S ribosomal protein L9: MKVILIKDVESLGQIGDEMEVKDGYARNYLIPNKFVIEATPGAVSILEQKKRQKERRERKLMEAAGQLAEKIAALSITVSMEAGEEDKLFGAVTSEVIAEYLAAEGIEIDKKKIVLDDPIKALGVYNVEIKLHPEVKAQARVWVVKK; this comes from the coding sequence GTGAAAGTAATTTTGATCAAAGACGTAGAAAGTCTCGGCCAGATAGGCGACGAGATGGAGGTCAAGGACGGTTACGCGAGGAATTACCTGATACCCAATAAATTCGTCATAGAGGCCACTCCGGGGGCCGTGAGCATCCTCGAACAGAAGAAACGCCAGAAGGAACGTCGCGAAAGAAAGCTCATGGAAGCGGCCGGGCAGCTTGCCGAGAAGATAGCAGCGCTGTCGATAACGGTGTCTATGGAAGCTGGGGAAGAGGATAAATTGTTCGGAGCCGTGACTTCCGAAGTGATAGCGGAGTATCTGGCGGCCGAGGGCATCGAGATCGACAAGAAAAAGATAGTTCTGGACGACCCTATAAAGGCTTTAGGCGTATACAACGTGGAAATAAAACTGCATCCTGAGGTCAAGGCCCAAGCCAGGGTTTGGGTAGTTAAGAAGTAA
- the dnaB gene encoding replicative DNA helicase, which produces MIPKTIVEKVPPQNVEAEIAVLGSMLIDRDAISRAVEFIGEASFYLEAHKRVFSSIVKLYDSNNAVDIVTLTEELQKKNHLDGIGGPAYISSLANSIPTAANVEHYAKIVRDKHLLRKLINTATQIVTEGYDPSNEVDDLLDKAEKLIFDITSNQRGEMSVLQMKDIVKDTIETIDNLYQRKENITGIPTGFHDLDVKLAGLQKSDLIVLAGRPSMGKSALALSILEYAGVVAQVPSAYFSLEMSKEQLAQRMLCSIAGVNAHKVRTGFFSQNEWPKLVDAAGKLSESPIYIDDTPGISALELRAKARRLKSRYNIQLLIIDYIQLMKGASNIENRQQEISDISRSMKALARELDIPIIGISQLSRAVEQRADHRPMLSDLRESGAIEQDADVVMLLLREEYYAPTEENKGKAEVIIAKQRHGPVGSVMLAFLPEFTKFGNLSRIEEEEGF; this is translated from the coding sequence ATGATCCCGAAGACTATTGTCGAAAAAGTACCTCCTCAGAACGTTGAAGCCGAGATAGCGGTCCTTGGATCAATGCTTATCGACCGGGACGCGATATCCAGGGCCGTTGAGTTCATCGGGGAGGCGTCCTTCTACTTGGAGGCCCACAAAAGGGTCTTTTCCTCCATCGTTAAGCTATATGATTCGAACAACGCGGTCGATATAGTTACTCTTACCGAGGAACTGCAGAAAAAGAACCACCTGGACGGTATCGGCGGACCCGCGTATATTTCCAGTCTAGCGAACAGTATCCCGACAGCGGCTAATGTAGAACATTACGCCAAGATAGTCAGGGACAAGCATCTTTTAAGAAAGCTCATAAATACGGCAACGCAGATCGTCACGGAAGGGTATGATCCCTCGAACGAAGTTGACGACCTTCTCGACAAGGCTGAAAAGCTCATATTCGATATCACCTCGAACCAGCGTGGTGAGATGAGCGTGCTCCAGATGAAGGATATAGTCAAGGATACCATCGAGACCATAGATAATCTCTACCAGCGCAAAGAGAACATCACCGGCATACCCACGGGTTTTCATGATCTTGATGTGAAGCTCGCGGGACTCCAGAAATCAGATCTTATAGTGCTGGCGGGCCGTCCATCCATGGGGAAAAGCGCGCTGGCTCTTTCCATACTGGAATACGCAGGTGTAGTAGCCCAGGTGCCGTCCGCATACTTCAGCCTTGAAATGTCGAAAGAACAGCTTGCCCAGAGAATGCTGTGTTCCATTGCCGGGGTGAACGCCCATAAGGTCAGGACAGGGTTCTTTTCCCAGAACGAATGGCCTAAGCTGGTTGACGCGGCCGGCAAACTGTCGGAATCACCGATATATATAGACGATACCCCGGGCATCTCCGCGCTTGAACTCAGGGCCAAGGCGCGCAGGCTCAAATCCAGGTACAATATACAGCTCCTGATCATCGACTATATACAGCTCATGAAAGGGGCCTCCAACATAGAGAATCGCCAGCAGGAAATATCGGACATATCAAGGTCGATGAAAGCTCTCGCGAGGGAGCTCGACATACCGATCATAGGGATAAGCCAGCTGTCGCGCGCGGTGGAGCAAAGGGCTGACCACAGGCCGATGTTGTCGGACCTCCGGGAGTCCGGAGCCATCGAGCAGGACGCTGATGTCGTTATGTTGCTTCTGAGGGAAGAATACTATGCGCCTACGGAGGAAAATAAGGGTAAAGCGGAAGTGATAATCGCCAAACAAAGGCACGGCCCAGTGGGAAGCGTTATGCTGGCATTTCTGCCGGAATTCACGAAATTCGGTAATTTATCAAGAATAGAAGAGGAAGAAGGTTTCTGA